A window of Oikeobacillus pervagus contains these coding sequences:
- a CDS encoding manganese-dependent inorganic pyrophosphatase, which translates to MSKTLIFGHKNPDTDSICSVIAYEKLKSELGIEVEAVRLGEVNQETQYALDYFKVDAPRLVQTVANEVDQVILIDHNEFQQSADDIEKVRILEVIDHHRIANFQTGDPLYYRAEPVGCSATILNKIYKEKNVQVKKEIAGLMLSAIISDTLLFKSPTCTDEDVAAAKELAAIAGVDAEKYGLDMLKAGADLKDKTAKELIGLDAKEFQMGDSKVEIAQVNAVDVNEILARQEELETTLTEVISEKQLDLFLLVVTDILNSNSTALALGEKASAVEKAYNVSLDQNKALLEGVVSRKKQIVPVLTDVLSNM; encoded by the coding sequence ATGAGCAAAACACTGATTTTTGGACATAAAAATCCTGATACTGATTCTATTTGTTCTGTTATTGCCTATGAAAAATTGAAAAGTGAATTAGGAATTGAAGTAGAAGCGGTTCGCCTAGGTGAAGTAAACCAAGAAACCCAATATGCATTGGACTATTTCAAAGTGGACGCACCTCGACTTGTTCAAACCGTTGCGAATGAAGTTGACCAAGTCATTCTGATTGACCATAATGAATTCCAACAAAGTGCAGATGACATCGAAAAAGTTCGAATTTTGGAAGTAATTGATCATCACCGTATTGCGAATTTCCAAACAGGCGATCCTTTATATTACCGTGCAGAACCAGTTGGCTGTTCGGCAACCATTTTAAATAAAATTTATAAGGAAAAAAATGTACAAGTGAAAAAAGAGATTGCTGGATTAATGCTATCAGCGATTATTTCTGACACTCTTTTATTCAAATCTCCAACATGTACAGATGAAGATGTAGCAGCTGCAAAAGAATTAGCAGCCATTGCTGGAGTAGATGCCGAAAAATATGGCCTTGATATGTTAAAAGCAGGAGCAGATTTGAAAGATAAGACAGCGAAAGAATTAATCGGCCTAGATGCAAAGGAGTTCCAAATGGGTGATTCCAAAGTAGAAATTGCACAAGTTAATGCTGTCGATGTTAATGAAATTTTAGCCCGTCAAGAGGAGCTAGAAACAACATTGACAGAAGTGATTTCTGAAAAACAACTAGATTTATTCCTGCTTGTTGTAACCGATATTTTAAATAGTAATTCAACGGCCTTAGCTCTTGGTGAAAAAGCATCAGCTGTAGAAAAGGCATATAATGTATCCCTGGATCAAAATAAAGCATTATTAGAGGGCGTTGTTTCACGTAAAAAACAAATTGTTCCCGTATTAACAGATGTCCTTTCCAACATGTAA